A single region of the Kocuria rosea genome encodes:
- a CDS encoding PhoX family protein has protein sequence MTDTAKRTVLPLLGHTRGKRSPVTCQLKCGSACAGPECNTSGNGYFRDIASAALSRRSALGLGAAAAVTVGVVGATPEAAQAHGRGRSGLSFAPIAPVPNTVDDLTVPEGFDWSPIIRWGDPLFEDSPEFDPLRQTPESQAAQFGYNSDYLDILQDRGGRSGVLVNNHEYTNENLMFPAEQQDDLQRVARVAMAAHGMSVVEIARTGPGRPWTYVRGGARNRRITLSTPFAVDGPAAGSALLRTQDDPTGTVVLGTQNNCAGGTTPWGTVLSGEENFNQYFKGNGSAEQKRYGIAAEAPSRRWHEVDPRFDSTLPGYENEPNRFGWVVELDPQDPASTPVKHTALGRFKHEGANVRVAEDGTVVAYSGDDERFDYLYKFVSAQKYVEGDRAHNMTLLSEGNLYVAKFTGDTAAEIDGSGRLPSDGAFDGSGEWLPLVVDGESAVAGMSVEEVLVFTRLAADQVGATKMDRPEDVEPSPHTGKVYVALTNNTDRGTPGKAGPDEANPRTQNRDGHVIEITERHHRADATEFGWNILLVAGDPAKNASTYFSGYPVEKVSPISCPDNLAFDSEGNLWISTDGAPGTIGYNDGLFKVGLSGRERGNVEQFLAVPQDAETCGPVIHDRERMVYVAVQHPGEDGSFEEPRSYFPDYVVETRQGEGEWSLPRPSVAQVFAVDRAGEPEFPGAIHDRPGHGRNQHKRRKNGERGPRYRGYKGKATAETKAAARTASRSY, from the coding sequence ATGACCGACACCGCCAAGCGCACCGTCCTGCCCCTGCTCGGCCACACGCGCGGCAAGCGCAGCCCCGTCACGTGCCAGCTCAAGTGCGGCAGCGCCTGCGCCGGACCGGAGTGCAACACCTCCGGCAACGGCTACTTCCGCGACATCGCGAGCGCGGCGCTGTCCCGCCGCTCCGCCCTGGGCCTGGGCGCCGCGGCGGCCGTGACCGTCGGCGTCGTCGGCGCCACCCCGGAGGCCGCCCAGGCCCACGGCCGCGGACGCTCCGGGCTGTCCTTCGCGCCCATCGCCCCCGTGCCGAACACCGTGGACGACCTCACGGTCCCCGAGGGCTTCGACTGGTCCCCGATCATCCGCTGGGGCGACCCCCTGTTCGAGGACTCCCCGGAGTTCGACCCCCTCCGGCAGACCCCGGAGTCCCAGGCGGCCCAGTTCGGCTACAACAGCGACTACCTGGACATCCTCCAGGACCGCGGCGGGCGCAGCGGAGTGCTCGTGAACAACCACGAGTACACCAACGAGAACCTCATGTTCCCCGCCGAGCAGCAGGACGACCTCCAGCGGGTGGCCCGGGTGGCCATGGCCGCCCACGGCATGTCCGTCGTGGAGATCGCCCGCACCGGCCCCGGCCGGCCCTGGACCTACGTCCGCGGCGGAGCCCGCAACCGGCGCATCACCCTGAGCACGCCCTTCGCCGTGGACGGCCCGGCCGCCGGCTCCGCGCTGCTGAGGACGCAGGACGACCCGACCGGCACCGTGGTCCTCGGCACGCAGAACAACTGCGCCGGCGGCACCACCCCGTGGGGCACCGTCCTGTCCGGCGAGGAGAACTTCAACCAGTACTTCAAGGGCAACGGCTCCGCCGAGCAGAAGCGCTACGGGATCGCCGCCGAGGCCCCGAGCCGGCGCTGGCACGAGGTGGACCCCCGCTTCGACTCGACCCTGCCGGGCTACGAGAACGAGCCGAACCGGTTCGGCTGGGTCGTGGAGCTCGACCCCCAGGACCCCGCCTCGACCCCGGTCAAGCACACCGCACTGGGCCGCTTCAAGCACGAGGGCGCCAACGTGCGCGTGGCCGAGGACGGCACCGTGGTGGCCTACTCCGGCGACGACGAGCGCTTCGACTACCTCTACAAGTTCGTCTCCGCCCAGAAGTACGTCGAGGGCGACCGCGCCCACAACATGACGCTGCTCTCCGAGGGCAACCTGTACGTCGCGAAGTTCACCGGGGACACCGCGGCCGAGATCGACGGCTCCGGCCGGCTGCCCTCCGACGGCGCGTTCGACGGCTCCGGCGAGTGGCTGCCCCTGGTGGTGGACGGGGAGTCGGCCGTGGCCGGCATGTCCGTGGAGGAGGTCCTGGTGTTCACCCGCCTGGCAGCGGACCAGGTCGGCGCCACCAAGATGGACCGCCCCGAGGACGTCGAGCCCTCCCCGCACACCGGCAAGGTCTACGTGGCGCTGACCAACAACACCGACCGCGGCACCCCGGGCAAGGCCGGCCCGGACGAGGCCAACCCGCGCACCCAGAACCGCGACGGGCACGTCATCGAGATCACGGAGCGCCACCACCGTGCCGACGCCACCGAGTTCGGCTGGAACATCCTCCTCGTCGCCGGGGACCCGGCGAAGAACGCCTCCACCTACTTCTCCGGCTACCCGGTGGAGAAGGTCTCCCCGATCTCCTGCCCGGACAACCTGGCCTTCGACTCGGAGGGCAACCTGTGGATCTCCACGGACGGCGCCCCGGGGACCATCGGCTACAACGACGGACTGTTCAAGGTGGGACTGTCCGGGCGCGAGCGCGGCAACGTCGAGCAGTTCCTCGCCGTGCCGCAGGACGCCGAGACCTGCGGGCCCGTGATCCACGACCGCGAGCGCATGGTCTACGTGGCCGTGCAGCACCCGGGCGAGGACGGCTCCTTCGAGGAGCCCCGCTCCTACTTCCCGGACTACGTGGTGGAGACCCGCCAGGGTGAGGGCGAGTGGTCGCTGCCGCGGCCGTCCGTGGCCCAGGTCTTCGCCGTGGACCGGGCCGGGGAGCCCGAGTTCCCCGGTGCGATCCACGACCGGCCGGGCCACGGCCGCAACCAGCACAAGCGGCGCAAGAACGGCGAGCGCGGGCCCCGCTACCGCGGCTACAAGGGCAAGGCCACCGCGGAGACGAAGGCGGCCGCGAGGACCGCGTCCCGCTCCTACTGA
- the menD gene encoding 2-succinyl-5-enolpyruvyl-6-hydroxy-3-cyclohexene-1-carboxylic-acid synthase yields the protein MTTPSLDTARTVLEELVAAGMRHLVVAPGSRSAPLAYAAAAAQAAGALEVHVRVDERSAAFTALGIARATGRPAGVLTTSGTAVGNLLPAVLEADHAEVPLVVLSADRPPELRGTGANQTTRQPGIFGDHVRAAVDLLPDDDVPARLEEVLAALAGRGPQGPRPAGPVHLNVALREPLHPAPEDGPVLAARARLLAARTGARPDPGPAAVAAGPVAVPPPDAGTARSVVVAGDGAGPDAARFAEACGLPLLAEPSSNARSGPHAVGAYRLLLDSPLGRRIERVLLVGRPTLSRPVGALLAREGVATAAVRPAPVAWYEPGRRRERVLTSWAEAAAFTGRGAPGWAQAWREAGAAADGAVAGLLAAEPPGRATGPAVAAAVWEACRRDGAVLLAGSSNPVRDLDLAARPGPGSPLVLANRGLAGIDGTVATAAGAALGGDRPVRALLGDLTFLHDVSSLLLGPGEREPDLQLVVLNDGGGGIFTTLEHGVLGEQEEYRAVVERFFGTPHEARLDALCAGYGVAHRRAAGVAELEQALAAPVRGRSVLEVVVDRRGLRDLHARIRAAVARAAAEAAAQDMAQDTAQDTAPDNGAGGRTGR from the coding sequence GTGACCACACCCTCTCTCGACACCGCCCGCACCGTCCTGGAGGAGCTCGTCGCCGCCGGGATGCGGCACCTCGTCGTAGCCCCCGGCTCCCGGTCCGCGCCGCTGGCCTACGCCGCGGCGGCCGCCCAGGCCGCCGGGGCCCTCGAGGTCCACGTGCGGGTGGACGAGCGGAGCGCGGCGTTCACCGCCCTCGGCATCGCACGGGCCACCGGCCGGCCGGCCGGGGTGCTCACCACCTCGGGCACGGCCGTGGGCAACCTGCTCCCCGCGGTGCTGGAGGCCGACCACGCCGAGGTGCCCCTCGTGGTGCTCTCCGCCGACCGCCCGCCGGAGCTGCGGGGCACCGGCGCCAACCAGACCACCCGCCAGCCGGGGATCTTCGGCGACCACGTGCGCGCCGCCGTGGACCTCCTCCCGGACGACGACGTGCCCGCCCGGCTGGAGGAGGTCCTCGCCGCCCTGGCCGGCCGTGGACCGCAGGGGCCCCGGCCGGCGGGACCGGTCCACCTCAACGTGGCCCTGCGCGAGCCGCTGCACCCCGCGCCGGAGGACGGCCCGGTGCTCGCGGCCCGGGCCCGGCTGCTGGCCGCCCGGACGGGGGCACGGCCGGACCCGGGGCCGGCCGCGGTGGCGGCCGGCCCGGTCGCGGTCCCGCCGCCGGACGCCGGGACGGCGCGCTCCGTCGTCGTCGCCGGGGACGGCGCCGGACCGGACGCGGCACGCTTCGCCGAGGCGTGCGGGCTGCCGCTGCTCGCGGAGCCCTCCTCGAACGCGCGGAGCGGCCCGCACGCCGTGGGGGCCTACCGGCTGCTGCTGGACTCCCCGCTGGGCCGGCGGATCGAGCGGGTCCTGCTCGTGGGCCGGCCCACGCTCTCCCGCCCGGTCGGGGCCCTGCTCGCACGGGAGGGCGTCGCCACCGCAGCCGTGCGGCCGGCACCCGTGGCCTGGTACGAGCCCGGGCGGCGCCGTGAGCGGGTGCTCACGAGCTGGGCCGAGGCGGCCGCCTTCACCGGCCGCGGCGCCCCCGGCTGGGCGCAGGCCTGGCGGGAGGCGGGCGCCGCCGCGGACGGCGCCGTCGCCGGGCTGCTCGCCGCCGAGCCGCCGGGCCGGGCCACGGGCCCGGCCGTGGCCGCCGCGGTGTGGGAGGCCTGCCGGCGGGACGGGGCCGTGCTGCTGGCTGGCTCCTCCAACCCCGTGCGCGACCTCGACCTGGCCGCCCGGCCCGGCCCGGGCTCCCCGCTCGTGCTCGCCAACCGGGGGCTCGCCGGGATCGACGGGACGGTGGCCACGGCCGCCGGCGCGGCGCTCGGCGGGGACCGGCCGGTCCGCGCCCTCCTGGGCGACCTGACGTTCCTGCACGACGTCTCGTCCCTGCTGCTGGGCCCGGGCGAGCGCGAGCCCGACCTCCAGCTCGTGGTCCTCAACGACGGCGGCGGGGGGATCTTCACGACCCTGGAGCACGGCGTGCTGGGGGAGCAGGAGGAGTACCGGGCGGTCGTGGAGCGGTTCTTCGGCACCCCGCACGAGGCCCGGCTCGACGCGCTGTGCGCCGGCTACGGCGTGGCCCACCGGCGTGCGGCCGGCGTCGCCGAGCTCGAGCAGGCGCTCGCCGCGCCCGTGCGGGGGCGCTCGGTCCTGGAGGTCGTGGTGGACCGGCGCGGGCTGCGGGACCTCCACGCGCGGATCCGGGCCGCCGTCGCCCGGGCCGCCGCGGAGGCCGCCGCGCAGGACATGGCTCAGGACACCGCGCAGGACACGGCTCCGGACAACGGTGCGGGAGGCCGCACCGGCCGCTGA
- a CDS encoding o-succinylbenzoate synthase, with the protein MLPAVVLPPLDDLLAHAHVVALPMRVRFRGVDVRESVLLRGPAGWGEFGPFPEYGDAEAGAWLRAAVDAAWHGFPAPRRTRIPVNATVPAVPAARVREVLAGFGGGVRAVKIKVAERGQGPGDDDARVAAVRALLPEAELRVDANGGWDVPTALAALERLGRHGLAYAEQPVPTIEGLAAVREGLADRGVAVLVAADESVRKEDDPLAVARAGAADLLVVKAAPLGGVRRALDVVAQAGLPAVVSSALDTSVGIRAGLALAAALPELPYACGLGTVSLMRADVLREPLRPVGGMLELRDAVPDPELLARHAVPADRRRWWLERLRRVHALAGVGPHA; encoded by the coding sequence ATGCTCCCCGCCGTGGTCCTGCCCCCGCTCGACGACCTGCTCGCGCACGCGCACGTCGTCGCCCTGCCGATGCGGGTGCGCTTCCGCGGCGTCGACGTGCGCGAGTCGGTGCTCCTGCGCGGCCCGGCGGGGTGGGGGGAGTTCGGCCCGTTCCCCGAGTACGGGGACGCCGAGGCGGGCGCCTGGCTCCGCGCCGCGGTCGACGCCGCGTGGCACGGCTTCCCGGCGCCCCGGCGCACGCGCATCCCCGTCAACGCGACCGTGCCCGCCGTGCCGGCGGCCCGGGTCCGGGAGGTCCTCGCCGGTTTCGGGGGCGGGGTGCGTGCCGTGAAGATCAAGGTCGCCGAGCGCGGCCAGGGGCCGGGGGACGACGACGCCCGGGTCGCGGCCGTGCGGGCCCTGCTGCCGGAGGCCGAGCTGCGGGTGGACGCCAACGGCGGGTGGGACGTGCCCACGGCCCTCGCGGCCCTGGAACGGCTCGGGCGGCACGGGCTCGCGTACGCGGAGCAGCCCGTGCCCACGATCGAGGGCCTCGCCGCCGTCCGGGAGGGCCTCGCCGACCGGGGCGTGGCGGTGCTGGTGGCCGCGGACGAGTCCGTGCGCAAGGAGGACGACCCCCTGGCGGTGGCCCGGGCGGGCGCCGCCGACCTGCTCGTGGTCAAGGCAGCTCCGCTGGGCGGGGTGCGCCGCGCCCTGGACGTGGTCGCCCAGGCCGGCCTGCCGGCGGTGGTCAGCTCCGCCCTGGACACCTCCGTGGGCATCCGGGCGGGTCTCGCGCTCGCCGCCGCCCTGCCCGAGCTCCCGTACGCCTGCGGGCTCGGGACGGTGTCCCTCATGCGGGCGGACGTCCTGCGGGAGCCGCTGCGGCCGGTGGGCGGGATGCTCGAGCTGCGGGACGCGGTCCCGGACCCCGAGCTGCTGGCGCGCCACGCCGTGCCCGCCGACCGGCGCCGGTGGTGGCTGGAGCGGCTGCGCCGCGTGCACGCCCTGGCCGGGGTCGGGCCTCACGCCTGA